In Anomalospiza imberbis isolate Cuckoo-Finch-1a 21T00152 unplaced genomic scaffold, ASM3175350v1 scaffold_137, whole genome shotgun sequence, a single window of DNA contains:
- the LOC137466094 gene encoding maestro heat-like repeat-containing protein family member 6 yields the protein MFRKFLRIRRRKTGSTAAEGPAEPDSGLTELQAEPDVSPDSAERSEDSDASATETWAKALSSSMTEDVAITNRDNEETQGLTNTDTTPAPAMIHAPTMEFFEESAVPSQQQVPAKVKNIHQRLVSHVSVDARLQIDLVRLAEEHPADVVLTLLRCAPTCDRAAAVLWRAIGSSGPAVEKALPTLLCVMEDWPLTRMCTSDGDNKDIFALAATLVIWVIVQVPECHEALILYSSRLFVALLFHVVTTTQLMPPEEVGNFWRACREEHRLPSKPNRFAVQAMKALLYRLQYDNVVEAMEHMGGWDTLLCADTQHDAVGLLAR from the exons atgttccggaagttcctgcgcattcggcggagaaagaccggcagcacagcagctgagggcccagccgagcctgactcggggctgaccgagctccaggctgagcctgatgtcagcccggattcggctgagcgctcagaagactctgacgcctcagcgactgaaacctgggcaaaggctcttAGCTCGTCAATGACTGAGGATGTGGCCATCACAAACAGGgacaatgaagagactcaggGCCTTACAAATACTGACACCACGCCCGCTCCCGCTATGATTCATGCTCCCACTATGGAGTTTTTCGAGGAGAGTGCTgttccttctcagcagcag gtgccagccaaggtgaagaacatccaccagaggctggtgtcccacgtctctgtggatgccaggctgcaaattgaccttgtgaggctggctgaagaacaccctgctgacgtggtgctgaccctcctgcgctgtgccccaacgtgtgacag agctgctgcagtgctgtggagagccataggctcatcgggaccagcagtggagaaagcgctgccaacactgctctgtgtgatggaggactggcctctgaccagaatgtgcacctctgatggggacaacaaggacatttttgccctggct gcaactctggtgatctgggtGATTGTCCAGGTGCCTGAGTGCCACGAGGCATTGATCCTTTATTCCTCCCGCctgtttgtggcactgctcttTCATGTTGTCACCACCACACAGCTGATGCCACCCGAGGAAGTTGGtaacttctggagagcatgccgggaggaacaccgccttcccagcaagcccaacag gtttgcagtgcaggcCATGAAGGCTCTGCTCTACCGACTGCAGTATGACAATGTGGTGGAGGCTATGGAGCACATgggtggctgggacacgctgctgtgtgctgacacccagcacgatgccgtgggtctgctggccaggtga